The nucleotide sequence CGGAACTGGAACTGCTGCTTTACCCTCGTATTCATTCACTGGCGAACCCGACACAGGTTTCTGGAATCCTTCAGCAGATACCATTGGTTTTGCTGTGGCCGGAACGAATCGCATGAATTTAAATTTTAGTAGTATGACGTCCACAGTTTCCTCCGGACCCAGTTTAAATTTGGGAACAGCAAATGTGGCGACAAGTCCTGCGTACTCATTTAATGGAGATCCTGACACAGGTTGGTTTAATCCAGCCTCCGATGTTCTTGCCGCGAGCACTGCGGGTGTCGAGAGAATGCGATTCACCTCTGGGGGGGACATCGGAATAGGTACAACTTCTCCTCTTTTGAGACTCCATGTTGCAAGCCCTTCCGGTATCGCGGCAAATACGATGTTTTCAACCAGTGACTACGCGAATGGTTCTACGGGGTCGGCGCTCACTTTTGATTTTGGAGCCAGTAGCGGAAACACTTACAGCCGAGTATCAGCGATGTCGGCCGGAAATACTGTTTGGAATAACTTAGTCCTCCAAAGCGGCGGAGGAAATGTGGGTATAGGATCGACATCGCCTTTGCGTAGGTTTACTGTCAATGGAAGTTCGATCGCCAACGGCAGCCACAGAGTCATCAGTGTGAATGAGCCCACCGCAAGCAATGAAAGTATTTCTCTCGGATATGATTCAAACGGAACGATTCACACAGCGGGCTTTCTACGTTCAAATAACAATTTACCTTTATCGTTGGGAACTCTAACCACTCCTCTCGCCCTGCAAATTCTAGATGGCGGTAACGTGGGGATCGGGACGACAAATCCCGGGCAAAAACTTGAAATTAATGGTGGAGGTGTGGCTGCGGGTGTGGCAATTCGGGGTGGAGCCGCAGTGCCAACGTTTCTAGATTTTGGGAATACCACTCGTCAAGCAACTATAGGTTTTGCTTCCGCCGCAAACGAATGGGCCCTAGGTAGCTCTGCCGCAGATTTAGTGATTCGCACAGAGTCCAATTCAAATAAAGTAATGATCGGTTCGACAATTGGAGGCCCAGTTCTAAATGTTTTGGGATCTGGAAATGTGGGGATTGGCACCACGAACCCCGTCGCTAAACTTGAAGTCAGCGGGAATTTAAAAATAGGTTCGGACAGTACGACGTGTGATTCGACCCGATTGGGCAGTATGCGGTTTGAGAATGACTTTTTATTTGTTTGTAAATCCACAGGATGGGCGGTGGTACAAACAACTACTCCTGTGGCGGCATTGAGTGTCTCGCCCAGCTCTGCAACACTGAACCTCACGGGCGGTGTGAGTCCGGGAGCTTATACGAGCTTTACATTTACAAATACGGGTTCCGCAACGACGACTTCTATTGCGACCAATTTATCCAATTCTACCAATTTTCAAATTGGTTCGAATACGTGTAGTTCGGCTACACTTTCTCCGGGATCCAGTTGTATCGTCCAAGTTCGTGCTATGGCATCAACCAACACAAGTTATGCTGGGACGATTTCAGCAACGGCGGGCGCCGCAAATGCATCGGCATCACTTGCGGGAACTTCCACAGGATTTTCTGCATCTCCTCCTGATTGCTCCCTATTCACATCTCCTGAGCCAAACACGCCCGGCTACATGTACTTCCCAGTTTCGACCACTCAAAAAGTCATGACAATGTGTACATTCTCCGGGATTACGAGCACGTGGGTGACGAATTCCGGAAGTTGTTGGGGAACTGGCTGCTGGACGAGTCCGGCAAGCTCGCCCGGAACAGGCACAGGTGGGGTAGAGTTTGACGTTTCAAATTCATTGGTTCCAGGATTTGATAAAATTTATCGATGTAACGCGGGAATTGTGCAAATGAGTACATCCGGTGGAGCTTTCGTCAATCAAAGTTGGTCTGGCGGGGCTCAAAGCGGTCAGCCACTTCGGTGTGTGTCATACTAATCAGAAAAGCAGGGCCGTTGATCCGACCCTGGTTCAAATTACTTTGAAGCTTCAGCAAAAAGCCTACTGGGGCACTACTTCTTCATCCGGAGCGAAGCCGCGACGGAGAGTGTTCTCAGTGACAACTTTGGGATCCATAAAATGTAAGAGGTAATCAGGGCCGCCGGTTTTACTTCCGCCGCCAGAGAGTTTAAATCCTCCGAAGGGATGTCTTTCCACGAGCGCTCCGGTGGACCCGCGGTTGATATATAAATTACCTACGTTAAATTCTCTTCGAACCATTTCGATGTTTCCGGGGCTTCGCGAGTAGATTGCGCCTGTGAGAGCGTAATCGGTGTCGTTAGCCACAAAGAGAGCTTCTTCGAGGTTTTTGACTTTAATGATGGAAAGGACTGGACCAAAAATTTCTTCCTGAGCGATGCGGGCTTTGGGCGGAACGTTGGTGAAGATCGTTGGGGGAATAAAGTATCCCTTGGCGTTCGGTCCAGAGTTGGGGACATTGCCTTGGAAAGCCAAAGTGGCTTCGCCTTTTCCGATCTCAATATAGTCTTTGATGCGATCGTACGCGTCTTTGTCGATCACTGGTCCCATAAACATATGAGGATCTTCGCTGGATCCGACTTCGATGGATCTGGCCGCTTCGACGAGGCGATTTGTAAAGCGCTCGTAGATTTCTTCAAGGACAATCACGCGACTTGCGGCCGAGCATTTTTGACCTTGAAATCCGAAAGCGGAGTAGAGAACTCCGGCCACCGCTTCATCGAGATCCGCATCGGAGTCGACGATGATTCCGTTTTTACCACCGAGCTCGGTGAGAGTGCGTTTGATGTGTCGTTGACCAGGATGAACCACCGCTGCTTTTTGTAAAATGCGTAAGCCCACATCTTTGGATCCGGTAAAGCACACCATCGCTGTGATCGGGCTATTCACGAGGTATTCGCCGACGACTTCTCCAAGGCCGGTGATCATGTTCACCACGCCCTTGGGAGCTTTGGCTTCGATAAAGGCCTTCATCAAATAGTACGCAGTGATGGTCGTTTGTTCGGCGGGCTTCATCACCACTGTATTCCCAGTGACGACAGAGCCAGCCACCATGCCTGTGAGAATCGCGAGCGGGAAGTTCCACGGCGCAATCACCACATTCACTCCGCGGCCTTGGTAAGAGAACATATTCACTTCTGCAGGAGCGACCCCCACTTTTTTAGGGATGGCGAGTTTTTTCATTTCCTCGGCGTAGAATCGACAGAAGTCGACCGCTTCGCCCACATCCCCGTCGGCCTCTTTCCATGTCTTTCCGGCCTCGAGTATTTGGCAAGCCGCGATCTCGTTGCGGTCTCGCTCGAGAATATCGGCCACGCGATGGATCAGCGCTGCGCGATCGTGAGCCGATGTTCGTGTCCAAGATGGGAAGGCTTTGTTAGCACTTTGCAAAGCCACTTCCGCTTGATCTGTGGTCGCTAGAGCGATTTCGCCCAGAGTTTCCGCCGTGGATGGATTGATGGTGGGCATCCATTCGGTGGCTTTGAGCCATTCGTTGTCGATGGCGCCAGACCATTTTTTGTTAAGATTTTTATTTTTAAATTGAGCGAGCGATTTTTCCATGACGGTGCGTTTGTCATTCTTAGAAAAATCATAAGGCGCGAGGTTCGTAAACGGGCGAGAGGCGGGAGGAGGTTCGACTTCCAATGCCGGAGGTGGTGTGGTCACTTTAAGTTTAGGGTCGGCAAGAAGAGCCGCTTCGGCGACGTTGTCGGCAAACTTCGAACGCAAGAAGGACTCGTTCGAAGTGTTTTCAAGAAGGCGACGCACGAGATACGACATTCCTGGAATCAATTCGCCCACAGGACAATACTCGCGCAAGCGGTACCCTTGCTGAACGATGGATTTTTTGAACGGATCCGCCATTCCGTAAAGCATTTGGATTTCAAACGCCGTCTTGGGAAGCTTGAGTTGTTCCGCATAGGCCATGGCGTGAGCGATCGAACGCACGTTGTGCGAACCGATGGCGAGGTCGATGTAGCGGTTATTATCAAGAAGTATACGAGTACACTCTTCGTAGTTAATGTCCGAGTGAGCTTTTTCGGTGTAGACCGGGATGGGCCAATTCTTTTGTTTCGCTCCGATCGTCTCGTAATCCCAATAGGCGCCTTTCACCAAGCGAACTGCGAAGGGTGTTCCGCGCTTTCTAGAGAAATCCACAAGGTTTTGAACATCTTTTTTAGAATCGCGCAAGTAAGCTTGGATGACGATTCCAAAATGGCGGTAATCTTTAAATTCCTCTTCCATTAAAAGTTGTTTGAACACTTCGATGGTTAAATCTTTGATATGGTACTTTTCCATATCTACGTTGATAAAAACAAAATTCTCTTTGGCCTTTTTAAAGATCGGACGCAGCTGTTCTTTGACTTTTTCGATACTGTGTTCCCAAGCTTCCGGGTGAATTTGTGAATAGAGTGCGGTGATTTTCACAGAGATGTTCACAAGAGGAATGTTTCCGCGATGATCGGTGTCCACCTGGGGCTCTGGAGACCACGTTTTGGTTTCTTTGGTGAGCCAGTCCATCAACTCGAGGTAACGCGTTTTATATTCAAGGGCTTCGGCTTCACTGAGGCAGGCTTCGCCGAGAATATCGATGGTGAATGTTTTTTTCTCTTTGCGGGAATTTCTTAATACGTTGATGGCTTCTTCAGGATTTTCTCCAGTGATAAACATCTTCGCCATCTGTGTGACGTTTTTTTTGATGGCTCCGGCCATCAAGCCCGGTGCTAAGGAACCGATGCCTAAGCCAAAGTTAAAGACAGAGGGGAGATTGTCGCCTTCTTCCGCGAAATACTCTTTAAGATGTCGAGCCACATCGCTTCCAGAATTGAGAGTCGGAAGCACATCCACAAAACGAAACATCTGTGTTTTAAAAGCGGGGTTGCGCATAGACCATTCCATGATTTTTCCGTACCAACGTTCCTTGCTAAAAAGTGACTGCGAATCGCCAGCTCCGCCTTTAAAAATTTGCTGACCTTTGGCTTCAATTTGCGTTTGCAAAGTCGACATGAATACCCCTTTGAGAATGGCGCGAATATGACGTATTTTTTGAGTTTGCTCAATGAAAATGAAGACCGGAGCTCAAGGAACAGACAGCCCTAGGCTTGCGGTCTTTTGTGGTGTTTACAAGCCCATGACTTGGGAAGTCATGGGCGGATCAAAGTGACTATTCCTCAGACCAGATGCCGATTTCTTTAAGCGTTTCACAAGTGGCAGCGTCCACAAGGATTAATGAAGTGCCTGAATTCGATGGGGCGTTCCAGGAGAGAGAGTAAAAAAGCACACCGTCTTTGGCTGCGATTGTTTTGGCTTCGTCGATAGCCTCTTGGCTTTCATTGAGATCGACGAGAGCGTTATCTAGCATATCGAGTGCGTCTTTCTGAGTTGTGACCTGAAGCCCCTCGTAACCCCAGTCGCTTGTTTGGGCGCTGTCTTCGATGAGTTTCTGATCGATCTGTTGGTAACATTTGTCGGCGGCGAGAGAAGCTGAAGATAAAAATAAAGCTGATAAAATAAGAAGTGATTTCATGAAAGTCTCCTTTGTTGAGCCTATAGAACATAAAAGCGTTTGACGTTGGTAGCGATTTGTTCGCAAAAGAGAGGATTCAAAAATAATATAAACATTCCTGTTAAGACGAGTGTATTAAATTCAGAAAGTTAGGCGATACGCCATGACATTTGGAGCAAAGAGGACAGGCGACCTTCCAGCCGATCTCCAGATTTCAAAGGGCCCACACCCGCTGGAGTGCCGGTCAGAATCAGATCTCCATCGCAGATCGGATAGGTTGATTTGATCGACGAGATCAAAGTTTCGAAATCAAAAATCATGTCTTTTGCAAAGCCATGCTGAACGGTTTTACCGTTGATTTTGAGCTCGAGCTCCAGATCTGCAAAATTTTCGATGCGATCCCAGCTGATCATTGGACTGACGGGACAGGCACCGGCAAAAGATTTGGCCTTCGTCCAAGGTTCGCCTTTTTTCTTGGCCTCCGATTGGGCATCGCGAGCGGTGAGATCGAGGGCCAAGCCCACGTGAGTCGGGTGTCCTTGAGCATTGATTCTGACGGCGATTTCACACTCGTGGTGAATGTCATTGGACCACCGAGGCAAATGAATCTCTGTCGTGTCGCTCCAGCAGCTTCCCGCTTTAAGGAAAATCAGTGGTGAACTCGGAACGGGATTGTTCAATTCCTTGGCGTGATCCCGATAGTTGCGACCGACACACCAAATGTTAAGCGGTTTACTCATGAATCTCCCAGCGTCCAGACTCGTCTCCCTCAATTTTTGTGAGCTTTAAGAATTCGGCGCAGCCAAAGAAGCAGAACATGGCGGGATTCGGATGAGTGGTTTTGAGCGTAAACACCGCGAGTTGGAGCCAATCGGAGTGACTCGCCACGAGAACAGTCTGGTGGGGATACCTTTGTGGAATTTCGTGAATAACGGCTTTCACTCGGTCCTCGAACTCGGCAGCCGATTCGATGGATTTTCTTTGGTCGAGTTGAGAATCAATCTCCACGGGAATTTGAAGTTTTTCCGCGAGTGGCGCTACCGTTTGCTGAGCCCGCGCCTTCGGCGAGGAAATAATGACGTTGACGTTTTGGAGGAGGCTTTCGGTGGCGAGCTGCTGGGCTTGGG is from Bdellovibrionales bacterium and encodes:
- a CDS encoding proline dehydrogenase family protein; protein product: MSTLQTQIEAKGQQIFKGGAGDSQSLFSKERWYGKIMEWSMRNPAFKTQMFRFVDVLPTLNSGSDVARHLKEYFAEEGDNLPSVFNFGLGIGSLAPGLMAGAIKKNVTQMAKMFITGENPEEAINVLRNSRKEKKTFTIDILGEACLSEAEALEYKTRYLELMDWLTKETKTWSPEPQVDTDHRGNIPLVNISVKITALYSQIHPEAWEHSIEKVKEQLRPIFKKAKENFVFINVDMEKYHIKDLTIEVFKQLLMEEEFKDYRHFGIVIQAYLRDSKKDVQNLVDFSRKRGTPFAVRLVKGAYWDYETIGAKQKNWPIPVYTEKAHSDINYEECTRILLDNNRYIDLAIGSHNVRSIAHAMAYAEQLKLPKTAFEIQMLYGMADPFKKSIVQQGYRLREYCPVGELIPGMSYLVRRLLENTSNESFLRSKFADNVAEAALLADPKLKVTTPPPALEVEPPPASRPFTNLAPYDFSKNDKRTVMEKSLAQFKNKNLNKKWSGAIDNEWLKATEWMPTINPSTAETLGEIALATTDQAEVALQSANKAFPSWTRTSAHDRAALIHRVADILERDRNEIAACQILEAGKTWKEADGDVGEAVDFCRFYAEEMKKLAIPKKVGVAPAEVNMFSYQGRGVNVVIAPWNFPLAILTGMVAGSVVTGNTVVMKPAEQTTITAYYLMKAFIEAKAPKGVVNMITGLGEVVGEYLVNSPITAMVCFTGSKDVGLRILQKAAVVHPGQRHIKRTLTELGGKNGIIVDSDADLDEAVAGVLYSAFGFQGQKCSAASRVIVLEEIYERFTNRLVEAARSIEVGSSEDPHMFMGPVIDKDAYDRIKDYIEIGKGEATLAFQGNVPNSGPNAKGYFIPPTIFTNVPPKARIAQEEIFGPVLSIIKVKNLEEALFVANDTDYALTGAIYSRSPGNIEMVRREFNVGNLYINRGSTGALVERHPFGGFKLSGGGSKTGGPDYLLHFMDPKVVTENTLRRGFAPDEEVVPQ
- a CDS encoding fumarylacetoacetate hydrolase family protein, which translates into the protein MSKPLNIWCVGRNYRDHAKELNNPVPSSPLIFLKAGSCWSDTTEIHLPRWSNDIHHECEIAVRINAQGHPTHVGLALDLTARDAQSEAKKKGEPWTKAKSFAGACPVSPMISWDRIENFADLELELKINGKTVQHGFAKDMIFDFETLISSIKSTYPICDGDLILTGTPAGVGPLKSGDRLEGRLSSLLQMSWRIA
- a CDS encoding histidine phosphatase family protein, whose protein sequence is MTTLILLRHGDRDQGFGDVSLSTQGEAQAQQLATESLLQNVNVIISSPKARAQQTVAPLAEKLQIPVEIDSQLDQRKSIESAAEFEDRVKAVIHEIPQRYPHQTVLVASHSDWLQLAVFTLKTTHPNPAMFCFFGCAEFLKLTKIEGDESGRWEIHE